From Nilaparvata lugens isolate BPH chromosome 7, ASM1435652v1, whole genome shotgun sequence, one genomic window encodes:
- the LOC111049147 gene encoding 40S ribosomal protein S13: MGRMHAPGKGISQSALPYRRSVPTWLKLSHDDVKDQIFKLAKKGLTPSQIGVILRDSHGVAQVRFVTGNKILRIMKAMGLSPDLPEDLYYLIKKAVAIRKHLERNRKDKDSKFRLILVESRIHRLARYYKTKSTLPPNWKYESNTASALVA; this comes from the exons ATGGGTCGTATGCATGCTCCTGG TAAGGGTATATCCCAGTCAGCACTGCCTTACAGACGTAGTGTGCCTACATGGTTGAAACTTTCACACGACGATGTGAAGGACCAGATTTTCAAGCTGGCAAAGAAAGGTCTCACACCATCACAGATCG gTGTTATCCTGCGAGACTCGCACGGTGTTGCCCAGGTTAGGTTCGTGACCGGCAACAAGATCTTGAGGATAATGAAGGCCATGGGTCTCAGCCCTGACCTGCCCGAGGACCTCTACTACCTTATCAAGAAGGCTGTGGCCATCAGAAAGCATTTGGAACGTAACAG GAAAGACAAGGACTCGAAGTTCCGTCTGATTCTGGTGGAGTCGAGGATCCACCGCCTGGCTCGCTACTACAAGACAAAGAGCACGCTGCCTCCCAACTGGAAGTACGAGTCCAACACCGCCTCGGCACTTGTCGCTTAA